In the Podospora pseudocomata strain CBS 415.72m chromosome 5, whole genome shotgun sequence genome, one interval contains:
- a CDS encoding hypothetical protein (COG:S; EggNog:ENOG503PEV2) gives MISLTTFLTSTLALFGVVVHTGFGPDGKTMVDLTFDLPINPAEPNSAKISVTGTIEQAVAKMEGEYPGWDATFASQPGAAGGGGGGGSLSRIFEPDHYDCNVPGDEDALQEQIFEGIEYLRRLNDTARNGPGPENCGRVSCSWNSAIIWCNNNDFEKELQWRDIANAAAYVTVKCALDETVYVKGHGEYTKEGWYVVLRRDWC, from the exons atgatctctctcaccaccttcctcaccagcACTCTGGCCCTCTTTGGC GTTGTTGTCCACACCGGCTTCGGCCCCGACGGCAAAACCATGGTCGATCTCACCTTTGACCTCCCCATTAACCCGGCCGAGCCGAACAGCGCAAAGATTAGCgtcaccggcaccatcgAACAGGCCGTTGcaaagatggagggggagtacCCCGGCTGGGACGCGACGTTTGCGTCCCAGCCTGGtgccgctggtggtggtggcggtggtggtagtctCTCGAGAATCTTTGAACCGGACCACTACGACTGCAATGTCCCCGGGGATGAGGACGCGTTGCAGGAGCAGATCTTTGAGGGGATTGAGTACCTCCGGAGGTTGAATGATACTGCCAGGAACGGGCCCGGGCCAGAGAATTGTGGGAGGGTTAGTTGTAGTTGGAATTCGGCTATCATTTGGTGTAATAAT AATGACTTTGAGAAGGAGCTTCAGTGGAGGGATATTGCTAATGCGGCGGCGTATGTTACTGTCAAGTGTGCGCTTGATGAGACGGTGTATGTTAAGGGGCATGGTGAGTATACTAAGGAGGGGTGGTATGTGGTGTTGCGGAGGGATTGGTGCTGA
- a CDS encoding hypothetical protein (COG:S; EggNog:ENOG503PEV2): protein MLTISTVFASLLALSTVTVAIPARRADDPGPNSGIDPQGTLGYGTVPISWDLPTDLNNPSAGTITVTGTVQEAVAAMEAAYPGWNATFQSKLPAPTAEQQEDGDDTSDLGLFSFPTRESFTCDLPYVQASKRMIWDGIRYLRTLSGSAKNGPGNPGKGNCGRVSCSWSAAIWWCNDNNFEKEVGWNDIADGAEFLCRSDCVHRKKDVLGQVFYTDKWNVIVRHDQNNC, encoded by the exons ATGTTGACAATCTCCACCGTCTTCGCCAGCCTTCTGGCTCTCTCCACG GTCACTGTGGCCATTCCCGCCCGCCGCGCCGATGACCCCGGCCCCAACTCGGGAATTGACCCCCAGGGAACCCTCGGCTACGGCACCGTCCCCATCTCCTGGGACCTCCCAACCGACCTGAACAATCCCTCCGccggcaccatcaccgtGACCGGCACAGTCCAAGAAGCCGTCGCAGCCATGGAAGCCGCCTACCCAGGCTGGAACGCCACCTTCCAGTCCAAGCTTCCGGCCCCCACCgcggagcagcaggaggacgGCGACGATACCTCTGACTTGggcctcttctccttccccacGCGCGAGTCGTTCACATGCGACCTCCCTTACGTCCAGGCCAGCAAGCGTATGATTTGGGATGGCATCCGCTACCTACGCACATTGAGTGGTTCGGCCAAGAATGGCCCCGGTAACCCGGGCAAGGGCAACTGCGGGAGGGTGAGCTGCAGTTGGAGTGCGGCTATTTGGTGGTGCAATGAT AATAACttcgagaaggaggttgggtgGAATGATATTGCTGATGGTGCTGAGTTCCTCTGCCGCTCCGACTGTGTCCACAGGAAGAAGGATGTCTTGGGCCAGGTGTTTTACACGGATAAGTGGAATGTGATTGTTCGTCACGATCAGAACAACTGCTAG
- a CDS encoding hypothetical protein (EggNog:ENOG503PHH8) yields the protein MYATLDIQSQVLLPINVATTPHHTTVHHLPRFFHTSSESSSGSSSLLILWSYGASILTPTKTPVILAIINTQNAEYEKKITMAWSTMQTSSPTSSGPTKPAIGSLGQFSINSSPSKSQCKNYKYNLHHPHQSHPLHPSSSYTSTQTNQPTTKMQLSLTSLVSLLAAAQSASAWQSTSTTPPLPLPSSPSLTYSTVIGYADSRICNDQVQNRVLRGSTFHDTCFTFGQSMPGVSCTHYARNGAPAQACSGHLPIVSIRHGTGENCIFYRNGGCTGDQIWKNGVNGCATFGDRTTIGSYRCSTR from the exons ATGTACGCTACCTTAGACATCCAATCGCAGGTACTGTTGC CCATTAACGTTGCAACAACACCTCACCACACTACGGTACACCATCTTCCCCGGTTCTTTCATACGAGTAGTGAATCCTCATCAGGATCATCATCCCTACTCATACTATGGAGCTATGGAGCATCCATTCTCACCCCGACCAAAACACCCGTCATACTCGCgatcatcaacacccaaaaTGCCGAGTACGAAAAGAAAATCACCATGGCTTGGTCGACAATGcaaacatcctcccccacaagCAGTGGACCGACTAAACCAGCGATTGGATCACTCGGACAATTCTCTATAAACTCTTCTCCATCAAAGAGTCAATGCAAAAACTACAAGTACAACCttcatcacccccatcagtcccatcctcttcacccatcctcatcctACACTTCCacacaaaccaaccaaccaaccaccaaaatgcagctctccctcacctccctcgtctccctcctcgcagcGGCCCAGTCCGCCTCAGCCTGGCAGAGTACGTCAaccacaccccccctccctttgccctcttccccatcactAACCTATTCCACAGTTATCGGCTACGCCGACAGCAGAATCTGCAACGACCAGGTCCAGAACCGCGTCCTCCGCGGCAGCACCTTCCACGACACCTGCTTCACCTTCGGCCAGTCCATGCCAGGCGTGTCTTGCACCCACTACGCCAGAAACGGGGCCCCCGCCCAGGCCTGCAGCGGCCATCTCCCCATCGTCTCCATCCGCCACGGCACCGGAGAGAACTGCATCTTCTACAGAAACGGGGGCTGCACTGGCGACCAGATTTGGAAGAACGGCGTCAACGGCTGCGCTACCTTTGGCGATCGCACCACCATTGGATCCTACAGGTGCAGCACCCGTTAA
- a CDS encoding hypothetical protein (EggNog:ENOG50KOG4177; COG:T): MSYTWVPEETPTPESLHTCSTFERPRLFQDTRVASDSRNAQCNLITFLAVVQKHRLPFLRETDWQPSLLARKGGPQDVTQETLREGIDYVYKHVSEKDRSFPSETYRRLIDEINFCAAQL; encoded by the exons ATGTCGTATACATGG GTCCCTGAAGAGACACCAACCCCGGAGAGCCTCCACACATGTTCAACATTTGAGCGTCCTCGACTCTTCCAGGACACCCGGGTGGCATCCGACTCTCGCAACGCGCAATGCAACCTGATCACCTTCCTTGCCGTGGTCCAGAAGCACAGGCTGCCCTTTCTGCGCGAGACAGACTGGCAACCGTCTCTGCTGGCCAGAAAGGGTGGCCCGCAAGATGTGACTCAGGAAACGCTGAGGGAGGGCATTGACTATGTCTACAAGCACGTGTCGGAAAAGGACAGGTCCTTCCCTAGCGAGACGTACCGTCGTCTTATTGACGAGATCAATTTTTGTGCCGCCCAGTTGTGA
- a CDS encoding hypothetical protein (EggNog:ENOG50KOG4257; COG:T), with protein MHSNHIIHGDIKPENVLMLKREDGSLSAKVADFGYLASSGDSSNLLELLNTSPWHAPERRERSNLAPAEVMTADIFSFGMVSMLLKMAHSPDHVPVSCLDYLSDPGLDRSQAIANKLRPANYLPDPAILKIFAGQQSFAVQLAQTLISGRDGLDGKLETEFKPLFDGTLALDPKEPVADLRVLLELKAPGPLRRLYACDFRLRYCVLRALAEIVTPNPESPCAADLALCHDLCFGSLKKTKEATGSKPDLDLDTDLAQKMAALDLEGLGFAWDEMSRINSKVVRSYVEQDILAQAAAVTRQDLEHVQHLLGPGNTVALDIKCRLFGILLAQGRYDKARRLNPKVMTESTAALGAKYRRRLMASNHLAVIDYHHFYEDVEGEGQKFRNAMPLAAEFFHQWKEAFGERDLDTFKSMSLLAGVVVEQTQWVRAKEIHTSGEDYERNAGA; from the exons ATGCATTCCAATC ACATCATACACGGCGATATAAAGCCTGAAAATGTCCTCatgttgaagagggaggatggcTCGCTATCAGCCAAAGTCGCCGATTTTGGCTACCTCGCCTCTTCTGGTGATAGTAGCAACCTGTTGGAGCTGCTCAATACCTCTCCATGGCATGCACCCGAGCGCCGGGAGCGTTCTAACCTTGCGCCAGCCGAGGTAATGACTGCGGATATCTTCTCCTTTGGCATGGTCTCTATG CTTTTGAAGATGGCGCACAGTCCCGATCATGTGCCCGTGTCCTGTTTGGATTACCTGAGTGACCCGGGGCTTGATAGGAGCCAGGCTATAGCAAACAAGCTTCGCCCCGCCAACTATCTGCCAGATCCAGCTATCTTGAAGATTTTCGCAGGCCAGCAGAGTTTCGCCGTGCAACTGGCACAAACACTGATCTCAGGACGGGATGGCCTTGACGGGAAGCTGGAGACTGAATTTAAGCCGCTTTTTGATGGTACTCTTGCACTGGATCCGAAAGAGCCTGTGGCTGACCTGAGAGTGTTACTTGAGCTCAAGGCCCCAGGTCC CCTGCGGAGGCTATATGCCTGTGACTTCCGACTGCGGTATTGCGTTCTCAGAGCCCTCGCCGAGATAGTGACACCCAATCCCGAGAGCCCATGCGCTGCCGACTTGGCACTTTGTCATGACCTTTGCTTTGGGAGCCTGAAAAAGACCAAGGAAGCGACGGGCAGTAAACCGGATCTTGACCTCGACACTGATCTGGCACAGAAAATGGCTGCACTGGATTTGGAAGGACTGGGCTTCGCCTGGGACGAAATGAGCCGCATTAACTCTAAGGTCGTGAGGTCATACGTCGAGCAAGACATTCTCGCCCAGGCCGCAGCAGTGACCAGACAGGACTTGGAACACGTGCAGCATCTATTGGGTCCCGGAAACACAGTGGCTCTAGACATCAAGTGCAGGTTGTTTGGGATTCTACTGGCTCAAGGTCGGTATGATAAAGCCAGAAGGCTCAACCCCAAAGTCATGACGGAGTCGACGGCCGCACTGGGTGCAAAGTACCGCCGGAGGCTCATGGCCTCGAATCATCTGGCCGTTATTGATTATCACCATTTCTACGAAGAcgttgagggtgaaggtCAGAAGTTCCGGAATGCTATGCCACTGGCCGCTGAATTCTTTCACCAGTGGAAAGAGGCTTTTGGCGAACGCGATCTCGACACATTCAAGAGCATGAGCCTTTTGGCAGGGGTTGTCGTTGAGCAGACGCAATGGGTTCGAGCCAAGGAGATCCATACTTCTGGTGAGGATTACGAAAGAAACGCTGGGGCATGA
- a CDS encoding hypothetical protein (CAZy:AA1; COG:Q; EggNog:ENOG503NVU0) gives MKQTLLALGAFFTAVTAIALPLDSLQSNPHLTPLKPRQGCENTPTSRECWGEFGLDTNYYTTWPNTGNTREYWLSVQQGDCSPDGYLRTCMTFNGTIPGPTIFADWGDDLVIHVTNNMLENGTAIHWHGLHMRDNSLNDGVPGVTQCGIRPGDTQTYRFKVTQYGSTWYHSHFSLQYAEGLFGGMIFNGPATADYEVDLGNLFLSDWGHTEAFHLWSTVAKGGRPPTLETGLINGTNTITPNCNPATDARCVGQGAKHEIIFKENTTYLIRLVNPAVDSVFDFSIDQHDLTVIAQDLVPIKPYTTDSVQISMGQRYDIVVTAKPKNKTADGNYWLRAGLIAGCSGPNLNAASITGIVRYDEDSTALPSSTNHNTISTSCLGEPLASLKPYLELNVTNMFNTTLENLGTRPQGVDGAEWFQWTLNTSSLHLDPSHPTLEHVFNNESIFPTPYNVVGVQPSGTGEQQWQVLIIQDQTQIGAAHPIHLHGHDFWVLAAVPQATFNGDTSGFNTANPSRRDVAVLPGRGYLAIAFELDNPGAWLVHCHIAWHASQGLSLEFVESQSKIRSGLLQRDIDEFERTCQRWTGWPPVHPQEDSGI, from the exons ATGAAGCAGACGCTTCTTGCCCTCGGGGCTTTCTTTACAGCCGTCACGGCTATCGCCCTTCCTCTTGACTCTTTGCAGTCGAACCCTCATCTCACACCTCTGAAGCCTCGTCAGGGTTGTGAAAACACTCCGACTTCCCGTGAATGCTGGGGAGAGTTTGGTCTCGATACCAATTACTACACCACCTGGCCCAACACCGGAAACACTAGGGAGTACTGGCTCTCTGTCCAACAGGGAGACTGCTCCCCTGACGGCTACCTTCGAACATGCATGACCTTTAACGGCACTATTCCTGGCCCCACGATCTTTGCCGATTGGGGTGATGACCTTGTCATCCATGTCACCAATAACATGCTGGAGAACGGGACAGCCATTCACTGGCATGGTCTCCATATGAGGGATAACTCTCTTAATGATG GCGTGCCTGGCGTTACTCAGTGTGGTATCCGCCCTGGTGACACCCAAACCTACCGGTTCAAGGTCACCCAATATGGCTCGACTTGGTACCACTCTCATTTCTCTCTGCAGTACGCTGAAGGTCTCTTTGGCGGCATGATCTTCAATGGTCCCGCTACTGCAGACTATGAGGTTGACCTTGGCAACTTGTTCCTCTCTGACTGGGGCCACACCGAGGCATTCCATCTCTGGAGTACTGTCGCCAAGGGCGGTAGACCTCCCACGCTTGAAACAGGTCTCATCAACGGCACCAACACCATTACCCCTAACTGCAACCCTGCCACCGACGCTCGCTGCGTTGGACAGGGTGCAAAGCACGAGATCATTTTCAAGGAGAACACAACATATCTCATCCGTCTCGTCAATCCAGCTGTTGACTCAGTGTTCGACTTCAGCATTGATCAGCATGACCTGACTGTTATCGCCCAAGATCTTGTCCCAATCAAGCCTTACACCACAGACTCGGTTCAGATCTCGATGGGTCAAAGATATGATATCGTCGTCACAGCCAAACCCAAGAACAAGACCGCCGACGGCAACTACTGGCTCCGCGCCGGACTCATCGCAGGATGCAGCGGTCCCAACCTCAACGCTGCAAGCATCACCGGCATTGTCCGCTACGACGAGGATAGCACTgcactcccctcctccaccaaccacaacaccattTCCACCAGCTGCCTCGGCGAACCTCTCGCCAGTCTCAAGCCCTACCTCGAACTGAACGTGACAAACatgttcaacaccaccctcgagaACCTGGGCACCAGGCCACAGGGCGTCGACGGCGCGGAGTGGTTCCAGTGGACGCTCAATACCTCCTCCCTGCACCTCGACCCGTCCCACCCCACGCTGGAGCACGTCTTCAACAACGAAAGCATCTTCCCCACCCCTTACAACGTGGTGGGCGTGCAGCCTTCCGGCACCGGtgagcagcagtggcaggTGCTCATCATCCAAGACCAAACTCAGATTGG CGCCGCCCACCCAATTCACCTCCACGGTCACGACTTCTGGGTACTGGCCGCAGTTCCCCAAGCAACCTTCAACGGCGACACCTCCGGTTtcaacaccgccaacccctcccgccgcGACGTCGCCGTCCTCCCCGGGCGCGGCTACCTCGCTATCGCGTTCGAGCTCGACAACCCCGGTGCTTGGCTGGTGCACTGTCACATTGCCTGGCACGCCAGCCAGGGCTTGTCCCTGGAATTTGTCGAGAGCCAGAGCAAGATCAGGAGCGGACTGCTGCAGAGGGACATCGATGAGTTTGAGCGGACTTGCCAGAGGTGGACGGGCTGGCCGCCTGTTCACCCGCAGGAGGACTCTGGTATCTAA
- a CDS encoding hypothetical protein (EggNog:ENOG503NWC1; BUSCO:EOG09262MFL; COG:J) has product MARIPTTELRKYLLTGQLTRRGCLHLRSSTLAPPILPLRTLSTTPTTPSDQQPQIIPLRKQLKDQAKAAKLSGSPKKKLKKSDNQTVPGWDLTVGIEIHAQLNTPSKLFSPASTPSSSSDDAAHHHHPNTHVAPFDLAIPGSQPSFQPTALIPAIRAALALNCHIEFISRFDRKHYFHWDQPSGYQITQYYHPFARSGSVTLYPRDGIAAEDGEQVTVGIKQVQMEQDTAKTLAQPNSTHYLDFNRVGVPLVEIITEPCIHRPATAAAFVRKVQMLLKSVDACISGLEQGGLRADVNVSVKRTGEEELGTRTEIKNLSSFKAVEDAIIAERDRQIRVLEEGGRIEGETRGWSLGSMETRRLRGKEGEVDYRYMPDPDLGPVVIGRDLVERLGETMGMLPDEEVGVLMGRFGLSERDAMALMLMEGRLEYFYGVLEELERMLGVEAVEGGEQRHTMLAANWCLHELGKLAEAEEVGEAAAKEVTSQVPEQDLAAILFYLHQKKVTAKVAKDLLWDVFRGTIATGGVTEQIDSQDLWYEEINEADYAAIADEVIEGQEKVLQDFLKFKQGKSKAYPQGKLGFLVGKMMRAGPEQGKGMDPASAERVMRLRIEQVYIPRLEEAQ; this is encoded by the coding sequence ATGGCGCGAATACCCACCACCGAGCTGAGGAAATACCTTCTAACCGGCCAATTAACCCGCCGCGGCTGCCTCCATCTTAGATCATCCACCCTCGCACCACCAATACTGCCCCTCCGAaccttgtccaccacccctaCAACCCCTTCCGACCAGCAACCCCAGATTATCCCCCTCCGCAAACAACTCAAAGACCAAGCCAAAGCCGCCAAACTTTCCGGCTCCCCCAAGAAAAAGCTAAAAAAATCCGACAACCAAACCGTCCCCGGCTGGGACCTCACCGTCGGCATCGAAATTCATGCCCaactcaacaccccctccaagctcttctcccccgcctcgacccccagcagcagctctgaCGAcgcagcccaccaccaccaccccaacacccacGTCGCCCCCTTCGACCTCGCCATCCCCGGCTCCCAACCCTCATTCCAGCCAACAGCCCTCATCCCCGCCATCCGCGCCGCCCTAGCCCTCAACTGCCACATCGAGTTCATCTCCCGATTCGACCGAAAACACTACTTCCACTGGGACCAACCTTCTGGTTACCAAATAACGCAGTATTACCACCCCTTTGCCCGATCAGGTTCGGTAACCTTGTACCCGCGAGATGGCATCGCAGCAGAAGACGGGGAGCAGGTAACAGTGGGGATAAAACAAGTCCAAATGGAGCAGGACACGGCCAAGACGCTCGCGCAACCTAACTCGACGCACTATCTTGATTTCAACAGGGTGGGTGTGCCGCTGGTGGAAATCATCACCGAGCCGTGTATCCACCGCCCTGCCACAGCGGCGGCATTTGTGAGGAAGGTGCAGATGCTGCTTAAGAGCGTTGATGCTTGTATTTCTGGGCTGGAGCAAGGTGGTTTACGAGCGGATGTCAATGTTTCTGTCAAGAGGActggggaagaagagctGGGGACGAGGACGGAGATTAAGAATTTGAGTAGTTTtaaggcggtggaggatgcgATTATTGCTGAGAGGGATAGGCAGATTagggtgttggaggaaggggggaggattgaAGGGGAGACGAGGGGGTGGAGCTTGGGGAGTAtggagacgaggaggttgagagggaaggagggggaggtggattaTAGGTATATGCCTGATCCGGATttggggccggtggtgattgggagggacttggtggagaggttgggggaaACGATGGGGATGTTgccggatgaggaggttggggtattgatggggaggtttgggTTGAGCGAGAGGGATGCgatggcgttgatgttgatggaggggaggttggagtaCTTTTatggggtgttggaggagttggagaggatgtTAGGGGTTGAggcggtggaagggggggagcaGAGGCATACGATGCTGGCGGCAAATTGGTGTCTGCATGAGTTGGGGAAGTTGGCTGAGGCGGaagaggtgggggaggcCGCTGCTAAGGAGGTCACCAGTCAAGTGCCGGAGCAGGATTTGGCTGCCATTTTGTTTTACTTGCATCAGAAGAAGGTCACGGCCAAGGTGGCGAAGGATTTGCTCTGGGATGTTTTCCGGGGAACGATTGCGACTGGTGGAGTGACTGAGCAGATTGACAGTCAAGATTTGTGGTACGAGGAAATTAACGAGGCAGACTATGCGGCCATTGCTGATGAGGTGATCGAGGGccaggagaaggtgttgcaGGACTTCCTCAAGTTTAAGCAGGGAAAGAGCAAAGCCTACCCCCAGGGCAAGCTGGGATTCTTGGTCggcaagatgatgagggctGGTCCCGAGCAGGGAAAGGGGATGGATCCTGCTTCTGCTGAGAGGGTCATGAGACTGAGGATTGAGCAGGTGTATATTCCAAGACTGGAAGAGGCTCAATAA
- a CDS encoding hypothetical protein (EggNog:ENOG503NYSU) yields MGGVPSLLSFHVSLPSHFASSSALHLNVPPESHSNSLRLQFLDKAKWVVYGIFAPEVVVATAAAQFIVATWLKGQIEIDVKSRGGNGQVWDIGQCFFAVMGGFVADLPESAGMDVDGKPRRVTVTAEGIRLLSFLGDLPTIQESQIRDKSKADWLAKSIVCFQAGWMVIQVIGRAAKHLPISLLEINTCGHVACALGIYLLWWHKPLDILVPTLLPVDERRSEALALMHLCSPETSGVDEHGIMDIRCFVHVVEDEDDERIWRLPESYPSPALSSPDQTPALALQTSRQELSELRTHLSIGSPGSRNPAAFLGFGQLWSETDTATAESKRPQNARNTSYRYQFNLNAPLVSPQCLDYFKPPYDTFSMRHSRYCRRGFPDAQKPPSSTDPTAQTRPLIPPPLLQTASHAADRLRTLCSSRPDYQPYYFTLGFGPKLAHFFGEADYLAPHIVNFPSLHKLSLGQVNIHRDRLRAVLAATAAAYGALHCSAGFNNFETFSFVAEAERILWIVSALTITASGVVLWGFFSARQCWPGFDGWVSGVNPSMPITLTGKDGKGRGKLVRWGQRLGVYVVLGAFVVARVYLVVEAFVSLRGAPRGLYETVEWTEFLPHL; encoded by the coding sequence ATGGGCGGGGTACCTTCTCTCTTGTCTTTTCATGTGTCGTTACCCTCACACTTTGCGTCTTCTTCAGCACTCCACCTCAACGTACCACCCGAGTCTCACAGTAACAGCCTTCGGCTTCAGTTTCTCGACAAGGCGAAATGGGTCGTCTACGGAATCTTCGCGCctgaggtggttgtggctacagcagcagcgcagTTCATTGTCGCTACCTGGCTGAAGGGGCAAATCGAAATTGATGTCAAGAGTCGGGGTGGTAACGGGCAAGTCTGGGATATTGGGCAGTGCTTCTTTGCCGTTATGGGCGGCTTTGTGGCTGATCTCCCTGAGTCTGCTGGGATGGATGTCGATGGAAAGCCGAGGCGAGTGACTGTTACCGCTGAGGGTATCAGACTGTTGTCGTTCTTGGGGGATCTGCCTACTATTCAAGAGTCCCAGATTAGGGATAAGAGCAAGGCAGATTGGCTGGCAAAAAGCATTGTTTGTTTCCAGGCTGGGTGGATGGTGATTCAGGTGATCGGTCGAGCAGCAAAGCATCTGCCAATATCTTTATTGGAGATCAACACCTGCGGGCATGTTGCTTGTGCGCTGGGTATCTACCTGCTGTGGTGGCACAAGCCCTTGGATATTCTGGTGCCGACGTTGCTCCCAGTTGATGAGAGAAGGAGCGAGGCGCTGGCGCTCATGCACCTCTGCTCGCCAGAGACAAGTGGCGTGGATGAGCACGGAATCATGGACATCAGGTGCTTTGTGCATGTGGtggaagacgaagatgacgaaaGGATTTGGAGACTGCCAGAGAGTTATCCATCGCCAGCACTTTCCTCGCCAGATCAAACACCCGCACTTGCCTTGCAGACTTCCCGTCAAGAGCTGTCAGAACTGAGGACTCACCTCTCCATCGGGTCACCTGGCTCCAGGAACCCAGCTGCCTTCCTCGGCTTTGGTCAGCTCTGGTCCGAAACCGACACGGCCACAGCTGAGAGCAAGAGACCACAAAATGCAAGAAACACCAGTTATCGCTACCAATTCAACCTGAACGCACCCCTGGTCTCCCCTCAATGCCTCGATTACTTCAAGCCGCCATACGACACCTTCTCCATGCGACACAGCCGCTACTGCCGCCGTGGCTTCCCCGACGCTCAaaaacctccctcctccaccgatCCTACCGCGCAAACTCGACCATtaatcccccctcccctcctccaaaccgcCTCCCACGCCGCCGACCGCCTGCGtaccctctgctcctcccgtCCCGACTACCAGCCCTACTACTTCACCCTCGGCTTCGGCCCCAAACTAGCCCACTTCTTCGGCGAGGCAGATTACCTCGCCCCTCACATAGTCAACTTCCCCTCTCTCCATAAGCTCTCCCTCGGCCAAGTCAACATCCACCGTGACCGCCTCCGTGCCGTACTCGCTGCCACAGCCGCAGCTTATGGAGCGCTGCATTGCTCAGCGGGCTTCAACAATTTCGAGACGTTTAGCTTTGTtgcagaggcagagaggaTACTGTGGATTGTTTCTGCGTTGACGATAACGGCTTcgggtgtggtgttgtggggTTTTTTCTCTGCGAGACAGTGCTGGCCTGGGTTTGATGGGTGGGTTTCGGGGGTTAATCCTTCTATGCCGATTACTTTGACGGGGAAAGATGGCAAGGGGCGGGGGAAACTGGTGAGGTGGGGAcagaggttgggggtgtatgtggttttgggggcTTTTGTGGTTGCGAGGGTGTATTTGGTTGTGGAGGCTTTTGTGAGTTTGAGGGGGGCGCCGAGGGGGTTGTATGAGACGGTGGAGTGGACGGAGTTTTTGCCGCATTTATAA